From one Terriglobia bacterium genomic stretch:
- a CDS encoding polysaccharide deacetylase family protein, protein MISFTFDDFPRSALTVGGRILVDHGRRGTYYGSMGLMGKDSSAGPMFTRADLDDLLTAGHELACHTFDHASCYAVGAAEFVDQCTENRRQAAAMLSDYQLRNLSFPHGHITLAAKQLLRSDYDTCRSIESGINVDPVDLCFLRANPVYLRSEIETLKQLIHANSRAKGWLVLYTHDVARNPSPYGCTPQYFEEVLRFALESGADVVPIREAACRYPTGLGRGQVSAV, encoded by the coding sequence ATGATCTCCTTCACATTCGACGATTTTCCCAGGTCGGCTCTGACCGTCGGCGGCAGAATACTGGTGGATCACGGCCGGAGAGGCACCTACTACGGTTCCATGGGATTGATGGGGAAAGACAGCAGCGCGGGGCCAATGTTCACGCGCGCCGATCTGGACGATCTGCTGACCGCCGGTCATGAACTGGCGTGTCACACGTTCGACCATGCTTCGTGCTACGCAGTTGGCGCCGCAGAGTTCGTAGATCAATGTACAGAGAACCGCCGGCAAGCAGCTGCAATGCTGAGCGACTACCAGCTACGGAACCTGTCCTTCCCGCATGGACACATCACGTTAGCTGCGAAACAATTGTTGCGGTCCGACTACGACACGTGTCGATCCATAGAATCTGGCATTAACGTCGACCCTGTGGACCTTTGCTTCCTTCGCGCAAACCCGGTTTATTTGCGGTCGGAAATCGAGACGCTTAAGCAACTCATTCATGCCAACAGCCGAGCAAAGGGCTGGTTGGTTCTATACACACATGATGTGGCGAGAAATCCATCCCCGTACGGCTGCACGCCCCAGTACTTTGAAGAAGTGCTCCGCTTTGCACTCGAATCGGGAGCGGACGTTGTGCCAATCCGTGAGGCGGCCTGCCGATATCCTACCGGACTAGGGCGCGGACAGGTTTCAGCCGTTTAG